A region of Antricoccus suffuscus DNA encodes the following proteins:
- a CDS encoding purine-cytosine permease family protein, with translation MQPTKFSETEPSDNRVLGAVEQRGIEPVPEAERTGRPLQLFWVWFAANISILGIPLGATLVALGMNIWQSLIVAIIGAFGSFALVGLISIAGRRGGAPSLTLSRAIFGVRGNIGPTIVSLCSRLGWETVNTTTAAFALLSLSAIVFNTESDAHKTPVLAVVCILIFVAFTVAVSGMGHAILLVVQKYATWVFGALNIFVAVFLFATVNWTAVADAPAGPASAMVIGIGTIAAGTGIGWANAGADMSRYQSPLAKSGHLVASAAAGAGIPLVFVIGLGSLLSAGDPSLSGAGDPVAAIRAMLPSWVAVPYLITAFGGLLLSNHLSVYSAGLTTLTLGVRLRRVYAVVVDVVVTTAGSIYFMLIATGFYGPFITFISLLAVPITAWVAVFLVDMLRRKTYDAEGLMDLRSTSTYWYAGGIEWRAFGSWAVALVVGYLFTTAQVSADEVWFSGPFADTWLGHNGLGWVITFVIGAGLYLILGGARGAGTTIRPKLAARR, from the coding sequence ATGCAACCGACAAAATTCTCAGAAACCGAGCCATCGGACAACCGCGTCCTCGGCGCCGTGGAGCAGCGTGGGATCGAGCCGGTCCCTGAAGCCGAACGCACTGGCCGACCACTCCAACTGTTCTGGGTATGGTTCGCCGCCAACATCTCGATACTTGGCATCCCGCTCGGCGCGACGTTGGTCGCCCTCGGAATGAACATTTGGCAGTCTCTGATCGTCGCGATCATCGGAGCCTTCGGTTCCTTCGCGCTCGTTGGCCTGATTTCTATCGCCGGCCGACGAGGCGGTGCGCCGAGCCTGACCCTGTCGCGCGCGATCTTCGGCGTACGAGGCAATATCGGCCCCACAATCGTATCGCTGTGTTCGCGGCTCGGTTGGGAGACGGTCAACACGACAACCGCGGCGTTTGCACTGCTGTCACTCAGCGCCATTGTCTTCAACACCGAGTCGGACGCACACAAGACCCCCGTCCTGGCGGTCGTATGCATCCTCATTTTCGTCGCCTTCACCGTAGCGGTGTCGGGCATGGGGCACGCGATCCTGCTTGTCGTGCAGAAGTACGCGACCTGGGTCTTCGGCGCACTGAACATCTTCGTCGCGGTGTTCCTATTTGCGACCGTCAACTGGACAGCGGTCGCCGACGCCCCCGCCGGACCCGCATCCGCGATGGTCATCGGCATCGGGACCATCGCCGCCGGAACGGGTATCGGATGGGCCAACGCGGGCGCCGACATGTCCCGATATCAGTCGCCGCTCGCGAAGTCGGGCCATCTAGTCGCCTCGGCCGCGGCCGGTGCCGGGATTCCGCTTGTGTTTGTCATCGGGCTCGGTAGCCTGTTGTCGGCTGGCGACCCGAGCCTGTCGGGAGCCGGCGACCCGGTCGCGGCGATTCGCGCGATGCTGCCCTCGTGGGTGGCGGTGCCCTACCTGATCACGGCGTTCGGCGGGCTGTTGCTGTCTAATCATCTGTCGGTCTATTCGGCCGGCCTTACGACCCTGACCCTCGGAGTGCGTCTGCGTCGCGTGTACGCCGTGGTCGTCGATGTCGTCGTGACGACCGCCGGCTCGATCTACTTCATGCTCATCGCCACTGGCTTCTACGGCCCGTTCATCACATTCATTTCACTGCTCGCGGTGCCCATCACCGCCTGGGTCGCGGTGTTCCTGGTTGACATGCTCCGGCGCAAGACGTACGACGCGGAAGGTCTGATGGACCTGCGATCGACCTCGACGTACTGGTACGCCGGAGGCATCGAATGGCGCGCGTTCGGCTCGTGGGCGGTCGCTCTGGTCGTCGGCTACCTCTTCACGACCGCGCAAGTGTCAGCCGATGAGGTGTGGTTCAGCGGCCCATTCGCCGACACCTGGCTGGGACACAACGGCCTCGGCTGGGTCATCACGTTTGTGATCGGTGCCGGCTTGTACCTGATCCTCGGTGGTGCGCGCGGTGCCGGCACGACGATTCGGCCGAAGCTGGCGGCACGCCGATGA
- a CDS encoding ADP-ribosylglycohydrolase family protein: MSIRDRALGAMTGLALGDALGMPTQAFNRSQIFQRYGAIDGLRDATADQPIAPSMQAGSVTDDTEQAILVAGLLIDGHGTINPESFSKALIAWESSMRERGSRDLLGPSTKAAIDAIVAGDDPSKTGRYGTTNGAAMRITPVAIATPTESLIKAVVESSYVTHNTGLGISGAAAIAGAVGAGIDCAPVDHAIQAGLDLAEQASQEGHWIAGASIAARGRWALRAAADLSDAELLDFVEQVIGTSVHSQESVVAALLLAYRYRDRPYEGLCQAAALGGDTDTIAAMCGAVLGASLGASAFPQDTVTTVLDVSRLKLAPVVDALLDVRRSQITPR; this comes from the coding sequence GTGAGCATTCGCGACCGCGCCCTCGGCGCCATGACCGGACTCGCCCTCGGCGATGCCCTCGGAATGCCCACCCAAGCATTCAACAGGTCGCAGATATTCCAGCGATACGGGGCAATCGACGGATTGCGTGATGCCACCGCGGACCAGCCGATCGCTCCGTCCATGCAGGCTGGATCCGTCACCGACGACACCGAGCAGGCGATCCTGGTAGCCGGTCTACTGATCGACGGTCACGGCACAATCAATCCCGAGTCGTTCTCCAAGGCGCTGATCGCGTGGGAGAGTTCCATGCGCGAGCGGGGCAGTCGCGACTTGCTCGGCCCCTCGACGAAAGCAGCCATCGACGCGATTGTCGCGGGAGACGATCCGTCGAAGACAGGACGCTACGGTACGACCAATGGCGCGGCTATGCGCATCACCCCGGTCGCGATAGCGACGCCCACGGAGTCGCTCATCAAGGCCGTCGTCGAGTCCAGTTATGTCACGCACAACACGGGCCTTGGGATCTCCGGCGCCGCCGCGATCGCTGGTGCGGTCGGCGCAGGGATCGACTGCGCCCCAGTCGATCACGCCATCCAGGCTGGGCTCGATCTGGCCGAGCAAGCAAGCCAAGAGGGGCACTGGATTGCCGGCGCGTCAATCGCCGCACGCGGCCGGTGGGCCCTGCGCGCGGCGGCCGACCTGAGCGATGCCGAGCTCCTGGATTTCGTCGAGCAGGTCATCGGCACATCGGTACACAGCCAGGAGTCCGTGGTGGCCGCGCTCTTACTCGCCTACCGCTACCGAGACCGTCCGTACGAAGGGCTATGCCAAGCGGCTGCGCTCGGCGGCGACACGGACACAATCGCTGCCATGTGCGGCGCCGTACTCGGCGCCTCCCTTGGCGCGTCCGCGTTTCCCCAAGACACGGTGACCACGGTCCTTGATGTTTCACGCCTCAAACTAGCCCCGGTGGTCGACGCCCTACTTGATGTCCGTCGCAGTCAGATAACGCCCCGCTAA
- a CDS encoding GntR family transcriptional regulator — MKNAGFSRRQQVVDALTYRMRSGELRPGDRLDGELRLAAEFAVSRGTIRQALSELQRRNMIATHTGIGSFVTFDGVALDAEVGWGRALADTGTQITAELMSIDRIGREDIPDLPGEVTLTEAIAVRRIRRAENGVAVSYECSSVPFVGPLRDLPSTGLVDGSLTTSLRAAGLIAQYGAQDVRLSKLDRRESRILGRKIRTPFLRTVRTAYAADGSLVEHVVSLLDPDHFSVHFTFGEQP; from the coding sequence ATGAAGAATGCAGGGTTCTCCCGTCGGCAACAAGTCGTGGACGCACTCACCTACCGCATGCGGTCGGGCGAGTTGCGGCCCGGCGATCGACTTGACGGCGAGCTACGGCTCGCAGCCGAGTTCGCGGTCTCGCGCGGCACGATTCGGCAGGCACTGAGCGAACTTCAGCGGCGCAACATGATTGCGACGCACACTGGGATCGGCTCGTTCGTCACGTTTGACGGCGTCGCGCTCGATGCCGAGGTCGGCTGGGGACGCGCTCTTGCCGATACCGGCACCCAGATAACCGCCGAACTGATGTCCATAGACCGAATCGGTCGGGAAGATATACCAGACCTACCAGGCGAAGTGACGCTCACCGAGGCTATCGCTGTCCGCCGCATTCGACGCGCCGAAAATGGCGTGGCGGTGTCCTACGAGTGTTCGTCGGTACCGTTCGTTGGTCCGTTGCGGGACCTCCCGAGCACCGGTCTCGTGGACGGCTCGCTTACGACGTCGCTGCGCGCTGCTGGGCTCATCGCACAGTACGGCGCCCAGGACGTGCGACTGTCGAAGCTTGATCGACGAGAGTCACGCATCCTAGGTCGCAAGATCCGCACGCCGTTCCTACGGACGGTCCGCACGGCGTACGCCGCCGATGGCAGCCTCGTCGAGCACGTCGTCTCGCTGCTCGATCCCGATCACTTCAGCGTGCACTTCACCTTCGGTGAGCAGCCGTGA
- a CDS encoding DsbA family protein, producing the protein MEDEEFAVRHVYGALDAPVTVVEFADFECPYCAAAAPVLRALVDTSENQVRLAFRHFPLFQPHPYALTAALASEAASEQGAFWPMHGLLFKHQDRLADRDLVRYAAELDLDTSSLVGAPAQRFGAAIERDYREAANLGVHGTPTVFLGQDPYTGRIELGALRAEIGRLGRRRGVEPRSRG; encoded by the coding sequence ATGGAGGACGAAGAATTCGCCGTCCGGCACGTTTACGGAGCGCTGGATGCGCCCGTGACGGTCGTAGAGTTCGCCGATTTCGAATGTCCCTATTGCGCGGCGGCAGCTCCGGTCCTGCGCGCGCTTGTCGATACGTCCGAAAACCAGGTGCGCTTGGCGTTCCGGCATTTTCCGCTCTTTCAGCCGCATCCTTACGCGTTGACTGCGGCGCTCGCTTCCGAGGCCGCAAGTGAGCAGGGCGCATTCTGGCCGATGCACGGGCTACTCTTCAAACATCAGGATCGGCTGGCTGACCGCGACCTTGTGCGGTACGCCGCAGAGCTCGACCTCGATACGAGCAGCCTCGTAGGTGCGCCGGCGCAGCGATTCGGCGCCGCGATCGAGCGCGACTACAGGGAGGCTGCGAATCTCGGCGTACACGGCACGCCGACGGTGTTCCTGGGTCAGGATCCATACACAGGGCGGATTGAGCTCGGTGCCCTTCGCGCCGAGATCGGCCGGCTAGGTCGCCGCCGAGGGGTCGAGCCAAGGTCGAGGGGGTAG
- the nhaA gene encoding Na+/H+ antiporter NhaA — MAEPSSAQSRGVDPAPVSQPARPGSPLRAAIPLPRASSSTRRFLATEAGSALFLLGAALVALVWANVPGWASYESVWSTVASIRIGDLGLSLDLRHWVNDAGMAIFFLVVGLEINREMSIGDLRSIRSIAAPALGALGGLALPAVLYLLIAGGGPGVAGWGIPISTDTAFIVGVLALFGPRCPDRLRLFLLTLAIVDDVGAIAVLGLFYTKHVSVTALVIALALVVALGVLRWLRVWRLGPYVAVGIALWLAVSASGVHPTLAGVLVGLMVPSRSTQSAPGERIRFYARALIERADPTRARLAVSAARSVVPVNDRLQEALHPISAYVVVPIFGLANAGVHLSGKTLANAVTSQITIGIVVALVVGKTVGITLGATAALRTGLGTLPGGVRYGHLISGAVLAGIGFTISLFITDLAFDSSELRDQAKIGVLVGSLLAAVLGSVLVRYLGERLPMCTPEDETVIPPLPPRPWLDPSAAT; from the coding sequence ATGGCAGAACCGTCATCGGCACAGTCACGCGGCGTCGATCCCGCACCGGTGAGCCAGCCGGCCCGACCGGGCAGTCCACTTAGAGCGGCAATCCCATTGCCACGAGCGTCGTCGTCTACCCGCAGATTCCTCGCCACGGAAGCGGGCAGCGCGCTATTTCTGCTGGGCGCCGCACTCGTCGCATTGGTCTGGGCGAACGTACCCGGTTGGGCCAGCTACGAGTCAGTCTGGTCGACCGTTGCCTCGATCAGGATCGGCGATCTAGGTCTGAGTCTTGACCTTCGGCATTGGGTGAACGACGCCGGGATGGCGATCTTCTTCCTCGTGGTCGGCCTCGAGATCAACCGCGAGATGAGCATCGGTGATCTGCGCAGCATCCGGTCGATCGCGGCGCCCGCACTCGGCGCCCTGGGCGGCCTCGCGCTGCCTGCCGTGTTGTATTTACTCATCGCCGGCGGCGGTCCGGGCGTGGCCGGTTGGGGAATCCCGATCTCGACCGATACTGCGTTTATCGTTGGCGTGCTTGCGTTGTTCGGCCCGCGCTGCCCGGACCGGCTGCGCTTGTTTCTGTTGACGCTGGCCATCGTGGACGATGTAGGCGCGATAGCGGTTCTCGGCCTGTTCTATACCAAGCACGTCTCGGTGACGGCGTTGGTGATCGCGCTCGCCTTGGTAGTGGCACTCGGAGTCCTGCGGTGGCTGCGGGTCTGGCGATTGGGCCCTTATGTCGCGGTAGGAATTGCGCTGTGGCTCGCGGTCAGCGCGAGCGGGGTACACCCGACGCTTGCCGGCGTCCTCGTCGGCCTGATGGTGCCGTCCCGCTCGACACAGTCGGCGCCCGGCGAACGGATCCGCTTCTACGCTCGCGCGTTAATCGAGCGCGCCGATCCGACCCGCGCTCGTCTCGCGGTGTCAGCCGCTCGCTCCGTCGTACCGGTAAACGACCGCCTGCAAGAGGCATTGCACCCGATCAGCGCCTACGTCGTCGTACCCATCTTCGGCCTCGCTAATGCCGGCGTACACCTGAGTGGCAAAACGCTCGCCAACGCCGTTACGTCGCAGATCACGATCGGCATCGTCGTGGCGCTCGTCGTCGGAAAAACAGTTGGAATCACACTCGGCGCGACCGCCGCCTTGCGCACCGGACTCGGCACCTTGCCCGGGGGCGTCCGCTACGGGCACCTCATCAGCGGTGCCGTACTGGCCGGGATCGGGTTCACGATCTCGCTGTTCATTACCGACCTCGCGTTTGATTCTTCGGAACTTCGCGACCAGGCCAAGATCGGCGTACTGGTCGGGTCGCTGCTGGCCGCGGTGCTCGGTTCTGTGCTCGTGCGCTATCTCGGGGAACGGTTACCGATGTGTACGCCGGAGGACGAAACGGTGATCCCGCCGCTACCCCCTCGACCTTGGCTCGACCCCTCGGCGGCGACCTAG
- a CDS encoding alpha/beta fold hydrolase: MSSSMRRIGEGDHAVLCLHGWFGSGEGWGFLPEVADLQNFTYYFPEMRGYGARGRETGTFSMEEYAADTLAAADAAGLHNFSVVGHSMGGKAAAALLIESPERVRALVGISPVAPAPVPLDEDSHGLFFGAAEDHGKRKAILDFTTGNQHSSAWLDSMVKRSVENSTVPAFAGAVQSWVNDDYSDRLGTPDTSILVMAGEHDPALSADVMRQSWLQMYKNVEVVEMPACGHYAMYETPVALVTRIESFLAEH; this comes from the coding sequence ATGAGTAGTTCGATGAGACGTATTGGCGAGGGCGATCATGCGGTGCTTTGTCTGCATGGCTGGTTTGGCTCCGGTGAGGGATGGGGATTCCTGCCCGAGGTTGCCGATTTGCAGAACTTCACCTATTACTTCCCTGAGATGCGCGGATACGGCGCACGGGGGCGTGAGACGGGCACATTCTCCATGGAGGAGTACGCCGCGGACACGCTCGCGGCCGCCGACGCCGCGGGCTTGCACAATTTTTCTGTCGTCGGACACTCCATGGGCGGCAAAGCCGCTGCCGCACTGCTGATCGAGTCGCCGGAGCGAGTACGTGCGCTGGTCGGTATCAGCCCCGTTGCGCCTGCCCCAGTGCCGCTGGACGAGGACTCCCACGGTTTGTTCTTCGGCGCCGCGGAGGATCACGGCAAGCGCAAGGCGATTCTCGATTTCACGACTGGCAACCAGCACTCCTCGGCTTGGCTCGACAGCATGGTCAAACGCTCGGTCGAGAATTCGACGGTCCCGGCTTTTGCCGGCGCCGTACAGTCCTGGGTGAACGACGACTACAGCGACCGACTTGGTACGCCCGACACCTCAATCCTGGTGATGGCCGGCGAGCACGACCCGGCACTGTCCGCGGACGTGATGCGCCAAAGCTGGCTGCAGATGTATAAAAACGTGGAGGTCGTCGAGATGCCGGCGTGTGGTCACTACGCGATGTACGAGACGCCGGTAGCTCTGGTGACGCGGATCGAGTCGTTCCTCGCCGAACACTAG
- a CDS encoding cytochrome P450: MTAHAAAPGAHLIHDPQTFVSGAPLDTLAALRENAAVVWVDEPPAAGFPGGPGYWLVLRHAEVQSVMRDPATFSSYAGATQVRDPTTKEDLAYVQRMMLNMDPPEHTRLRRPLQRSFTARAVSRLEEQIYGHVTDILDRALTAPGELDFAKEIAADLPLLTLADVLGVPPQDRKLMFDWSNRVIGFQDPDYATSADFDAAAGTAMARAAIAVRPEPASDGTMPDPRSRAGMPDLYKYAHLLGETKRAEPGNDVMSILMGQAQSDEGHISVEEFENMFWLFAVAGNETLRNGLPGGMYGLLQHPDSQRRLRDDPALIESAVEEMLRWWTPVMVFRRTATQDCVIGDQPVEAGDKVVVSFLSANRDPRVFDQPDAFLIDRSSRDHLVFGHGPHFCLGAHLARVQMRTMFTQLLKRTSWIEQAGEPALLRSSFQRGIKRLPICWR; the protein is encoded by the coding sequence ATGACAGCACACGCGGCCGCGCCCGGTGCGCACCTCATCCACGACCCGCAGACCTTTGTGAGCGGTGCGCCCCTGGACACTCTTGCCGCCCTCCGGGAGAACGCCGCCGTGGTCTGGGTCGACGAGCCGCCGGCAGCCGGATTCCCTGGCGGACCGGGCTACTGGCTCGTGCTGCGGCACGCCGAAGTCCAGTCGGTGATGCGTGATCCGGCGACGTTCTCGTCGTACGCCGGCGCCACCCAGGTGCGCGATCCGACGACGAAGGAAGATCTGGCCTACGTCCAGCGCATGATGCTCAACATGGACCCACCCGAGCACACTCGGCTGCGTCGTCCGCTGCAGCGCTCGTTCACGGCCCGTGCGGTGAGCAGGCTCGAGGAACAGATATACGGGCACGTCACGGACATCCTCGACCGGGCGCTGACCGCGCCGGGCGAGCTCGACTTCGCCAAAGAGATCGCGGCGGACCTCCCGCTTTTGACGCTTGCCGACGTACTTGGTGTTCCTCCCCAGGACCGCAAGCTGATGTTCGACTGGTCTAACAGGGTCATCGGTTTCCAAGACCCGGACTATGCGACGAGCGCAGACTTCGACGCGGCAGCAGGCACCGCGATGGCACGCGCGGCCATCGCGGTGCGCCCCGAGCCCGCATCGGACGGCACAATGCCTGACCCACGCAGCCGCGCTGGCATGCCCGACCTCTACAAATACGCGCATCTGCTGGGAGAAACCAAGCGGGCCGAACCGGGTAACGACGTGATGTCGATCCTCATGGGACAGGCGCAGTCCGACGAGGGCCACATCAGCGTCGAAGAGTTCGAGAACATGTTCTGGCTGTTCGCGGTCGCGGGCAACGAAACGCTGCGCAACGGACTGCCGGGCGGAATGTATGGCTTGCTTCAGCATCCGGACAGTCAGCGGCGGTTGCGAGACGACCCTGCGTTGATCGAATCCGCGGTCGAGGAGATGCTGCGCTGGTGGACCCCGGTGATGGTCTTTCGGCGTACGGCGACACAGGACTGCGTGATCGGCGATCAACCAGTCGAGGCGGGGGACAAGGTCGTCGTCAGCTTCCTGTCGGCGAACCGCGATCCGCGGGTGTTTGACCAGCCCGACGCATTCCTGATCGACCGCAGCAGTCGAGATCACCTTGTCTTCGGGCACGGACCGCACTTCTGCCTGGGCGCCCACCTCGCGCGAGTGCAGATGCGCACGATGTTCACCCAGCTGCTGAAACGTACGTCGTGGATCGAGCAGGCGGGCGAGCCGGCGTTGCTACGTTCGTCGTTCCAGCGCGGGATCAAACGGCTGCCGATCTGCTGGCGCTGA
- a CDS encoding zinc-binding dehydrogenase, protein MKAAVAEDGTIRIDDVAVPEPGAGEVQIKVAAAGLNAADKGLITGHYIRGTSITKPTASETATGPIRFGMEVSGVVSAVGADVSGSAVGDEVMARANGAFAEYVVTPAADIFAKPAGLSFTDAAAVPVTFITAHDALSTLGGLQEGQHVLVNAVSSGVGVAALQLAKLLGAATIVGTARNRDRLADLAEHGIATDLALDTADPQFIDKVLDATDGHGIDVIVDSVGSPEWAQHLQVLAIGGRLVSVGRSGGTSADVDLDEVARKRVSLIGATFRTRSREETSAVVRRAADVIVDGFAAGNLKVIVDRVFPLEDVAQAESWMTSGKRIGKVVVELS, encoded by the coding sequence GTGAAGGCAGCGGTTGCAGAAGACGGAACGATTCGGATTGACGACGTCGCCGTACCAGAACCCGGTGCCGGCGAGGTCCAGATTAAGGTCGCCGCCGCCGGACTCAACGCGGCCGACAAAGGCCTGATTACGGGGCACTACATCCGCGGCACGTCGATTACTAAACCCACAGCCAGCGAGACTGCGACCGGTCCGATTCGTTTCGGGATGGAGGTCTCTGGCGTCGTCAGCGCAGTTGGCGCGGACGTCTCGGGATCCGCCGTCGGAGACGAGGTGATGGCACGCGCAAACGGCGCCTTTGCCGAGTACGTCGTGACTCCCGCGGCGGATATCTTCGCCAAACCGGCCGGTTTGAGCTTCACCGACGCGGCCGCTGTGCCGGTCACGTTCATTACCGCGCATGACGCGCTCTCGACCCTCGGCGGACTGCAAGAAGGACAGCACGTGCTGGTCAACGCGGTGTCCTCCGGGGTCGGTGTTGCCGCACTGCAGCTGGCGAAGCTGCTCGGGGCGGCCACAATCGTCGGCACGGCGCGCAACCGTGATCGCTTGGCCGACCTTGCCGAGCATGGCATCGCGACCGACCTGGCACTGGATACCGCCGACCCTCAATTCATCGACAAGGTCCTCGATGCGACCGATGGCCACGGTATCGACGTGATCGTCGATAGCGTCGGTTCACCAGAGTGGGCGCAACATTTGCAGGTGCTCGCGATTGGTGGCCGGCTGGTGTCGGTCGGTCGGTCCGGAGGTACGTCGGCCGACGTCGATCTCGACGAGGTGGCTCGCAAACGGGTGTCGCTTATCGGTGCGACCTTTCGGACCCGCAGTCGCGAGGAGACCAGCGCCGTCGTACGGCGTGCCGCCGACGTGATCGTCGATGGATTTGCCGCAGGCAACCTCAAGGTCATCGTCGATCGGGTCTTCCCACTTGAGGACGTCGCCCAGGCCGAAAGCTGGATGACAAGCGGTAAACGGATCGGGAAGGTCGTCGTCGAACTATCCTGA
- a CDS encoding NUDIX hydrolase, with amino-acid sequence MSSVNNNDRYRSDPIAHLTREVITERMKSFEHVVAAPGARRAAAVAIPIVEVDGVRGIWITKRAPTLRAHSGQWALPGGRIDEGETPQQAALRELEEEIGVSARPADILGRLDDYVTRSGYAMTPIVVWIGEAPEVKLSAAEVARLHFIPFPQLDVEPRLLTIPESDRPVIQMPLLSSLIHAPTAAVLYQFREVALQGRPTRVSHFEQPVFAWK; translated from the coding sequence ATGTCCAGTGTCAACAACAACGACCGCTATAGGTCCGACCCAATCGCGCATCTGACGCGCGAGGTCATCACCGAGCGCATGAAGAGCTTCGAGCACGTCGTGGCGGCGCCCGGAGCCAGACGAGCCGCCGCGGTTGCCATTCCGATCGTCGAGGTTGACGGGGTACGAGGCATCTGGATCACCAAACGCGCCCCGACTCTGCGAGCCCACTCGGGACAGTGGGCACTGCCCGGTGGACGGATCGACGAAGGCGAGACCCCGCAGCAGGCTGCGCTCCGCGAACTCGAGGAAGAGATCGGCGTCAGCGCGCGGCCAGCCGATATTCTCGGCCGGCTCGACGACTACGTCACCCGATCCGGATACGCCATGACGCCGATCGTGGTCTGGATCGGGGAGGCGCCAGAGGTAAAGCTCAGCGCCGCAGAGGTCGCGAGGCTGCACTTCATACCGTTCCCGCAGCTCGACGTCGAACCGCGGCTGCTCACCATTCCGGAGTCCGACCGCCCGGTCATCCAGATGCCGTTGCTCTCGTCGCTGATCCACGCACCAACAGCCGCCGTGCTCTACCAGTTCCGCGAAGTTGCGCTGCAGGGTCGACCCACCCGAGTGTCCCATTTCGAACAGCCCGTATTCGCCTGGAAGTAG
- a CDS encoding nitroreductase family deazaflavin-dependent oxidoreductase, producing MTLQGEYVPSPSKRSRDQVEVYESSNGREGNDLNGMPVIIVTCKGAQSGALRKVPLMRVEHDGEYLAVASMGGAPKNPVWYYNLKANPDVQLQDQGDKWDMTATELPEGDERAAWWDRAVAAYPPYADYQKKTDRRIPVFLLSKKS from the coding sequence ATGACATTGCAAGGTGAATACGTACCCAGCCCGTCCAAGCGCTCCCGCGATCAAGTAGAAGTCTACGAATCGAGCAACGGTCGCGAAGGTAACGACCTGAATGGCATGCCGGTCATCATCGTGACCTGCAAGGGCGCCCAGAGTGGGGCGTTGCGGAAGGTGCCGCTGATGCGGGTCGAGCACGACGGTGAATACCTCGCGGTGGCATCCATGGGAGGAGCGCCGAAAAATCCGGTTTGGTACTACAACCTGAAGGCCAACCCGGATGTGCAGTTGCAGGACCAAGGCGACAAATGGGACATGACGGCCACCGAGCTTCCTGAGGGTGACGAACGCGCCGCATGGTGGGACCGCGCGGTCGCGGCCTACCCGCCGTACGCCGACTACCAGAAGAAGACGGACCGACGGATACCAGTTTTCCTGCTGAGTAAGAAGTCTTAG
- a CDS encoding alkaline phosphatase family protein, protein MLTPRYGERSLADLMPSVLAGLGVPGERDVLGLDLAGVRQVCVLLVDGLGALLLRAHQAAAPFLSTALGPQITAGFPSTTAASLGSLGTGLPPGEHGLVGYLLAVDGYDRPMNPLLWRLHGPGDHVDLVKTVVPEVFQPAPTTFERAVADGIEVVRVGPRYQQKSGLTRAVLRGGDFRPAVSYGDLAAETIAAMAGDRTLVYAYHGDLDLTGHVRGPSSAGWRAELAHVDQIARDIAEGLPPGGVLIVTADHGMVEVGSSIDIDADAELQDGVRIIGGEPRARHLYAEDGAAQDVYDLWRERLGDEYGVYRKAELVEDGWFGPTITSASYDRIGDVIAIALTDGALFRSGAEPMQSSLKGHHGSLTEDELLVPLLVFRR, encoded by the coding sequence ATGCTGACTCCGCGGTACGGCGAACGCTCGCTCGCCGACCTCATGCCCTCCGTGCTTGCCGGGCTCGGTGTACCGGGGGAACGCGATGTACTGGGGCTCGATCTTGCTGGGGTGCGCCAGGTGTGTGTGCTGCTTGTCGACGGGCTGGGGGCGCTATTGCTGCGCGCGCACCAAGCGGCCGCGCCCTTTCTATCGACAGCACTAGGTCCGCAGATCACTGCCGGCTTCCCGAGTACGACCGCGGCCAGCCTCGGCTCGCTCGGCACCGGGCTCCCGCCGGGCGAGCACGGCCTCGTCGGCTACCTGCTCGCGGTGGACGGGTACGACCGACCGATGAACCCACTACTCTGGCGGTTGCACGGGCCTGGTGACCATGTCGACTTGGTCAAAACCGTTGTCCCAGAGGTATTCCAGCCGGCGCCAACCACGTTCGAGCGCGCCGTGGCCGATGGCATCGAAGTCGTGCGAGTGGGGCCCCGCTACCAGCAGAAGTCGGGGCTCACCCGCGCCGTGTTGCGCGGCGGCGACTTCCGTCCGGCGGTGTCATATGGGGACCTGGCCGCCGAGACGATTGCCGCGATGGCCGGGGATCGGACTCTGGTTTATGCCTATCACGGCGATCTCGACTTGACCGGTCACGTGCGTGGACCTAGCTCGGCCGGATGGCGGGCCGAGCTCGCGCACGTCGATCAGATTGCTCGCGATATCGCCGAGGGGCTGCCGCCGGGCGGCGTGCTGATCGTCACCGCAGATCACGGGATGGTCGAGGTCGGTTCAAGCATCGATATCGACGCCGACGCCGAGCTCCAGGACGGCGTGCGCATCATTGGCGGTGAACCGCGTGCTCGTCACCTTTACGCCGAAGACGGTGCGGCGCAGGACGTCTATGACCTGTGGCGCGAGCGGCTCGGCGATGAGTACGGCGTCTACCGCAAGGCCGAGCTCGTCGAGGACGGATGGTTCGGGCCGACGATTACGTCGGCGTCGTACGACCGGATCGGCGACGTCATCGCCATCGCGCTTACCGACGGCGCGCTGTTTCGGAGTGGCGCCGAGCCCATGCAGTCCTCGCTGAAAGGGCACCACGGTTCGCTCACCGAGGACGAGCTCCTGGTGCCGCTGCTGGTTTTTCGCCGTTAA